From the genome of Miscanthus floridulus cultivar M001 chromosome 10, ASM1932011v1, whole genome shotgun sequence, one region includes:
- the LOC136488080 gene encoding uncharacterized protein, whose protein sequence is MRAQYDPWFSEYLLRIGNGTEETIGDDYVQLPDDIVISYTDMEEAVQQLIQDVFPSVEENATSAAYTSSHAILSTKNDYVDRLNAMMIDRFPGEKKVYHSFDTVDDDSQNRYRIDCFEFGLKLKVNCLVILLRNLDPNNGFCSGTRLMVRALQDNAIDTKIVGRQHGQTIPNVGINLPAVFSHGQLCVALSRGVSRSTRILAKPRNDLDHTGA, encoded by the exons ATGAGGGCGCAGTATGACCCTTGGTTTTCAGAGTACCTGCTACGGATTGGAAATGGGACCGAGGAAACCATTGGAGATGATTATGTTCAACTCCCTGATGACATTGTCATTAGTTACACTGACATGGAGGAGGCAGTCCAACAACTCATTCAAGATGTTTTTCCATCAGTTGAAGAAAATGCAACATCAGCGGCGTATACGAGCTCCCATGCCATTCTATCGACCAAAAATGACTATGTTGATAGGCTGAATGCAATGATGATTGATAGGTTTCCCGGTGAGAAAAAGGTTTACCACAGCTTCGACACTGTTGATGATGATTCTCAGAATCGCTACCGTATTGACTGTTTTGAATTCGGGCTGAAGCTAAAGGTCAACTGTCTTGTGATTCTTCTCCGCAATCTTGATCCTAACAACGGATTCTGCAGTGGAACAAGGCTTATGGTGAGAGCATTGCAAGACAATGCAATTGATACCAAGATCGTTGGCAGGCAGCAT GGACAAACCATACCTAATGTTGGGATCAACCTTCCAGCTGTGTTCTCGCATGGACAGCTTTGTGTTGCTTTATCAAGAGGGGTATCAAGATCAACAAGAATTTTGGCTAAACCAAGAAATGATTTGGATCATACAG GTGCTTGA